The genomic DNA GACTGAATTTAGAAATGATGAAATTGAAATTGTCATGAGTATTTTGTCTAATTACGTTCCAGAATGTTTGGTAAGGGCAGAAGTGAGTTGTAAGATTGAAGATTTAGGCGTTAAGAATCCGCAGAAATTTGCAGAGAAATTCTACCAAGCAGTAAAAATTGCAGAAATAGAACCTTATAGAGCAGTGACGCATAATAAAGGAATTATGAATGGTGTTGATGCGGTAGTTTTAGCAACAGGAAATGATTTTAGAGCTGTGGAAGCTGGTGTTCATGCATACGCATCTCGTTCAGGAAGTTACACAAGTTTGTCTCATTGCACCATTGATAACGGAATTTTTAAATTTTGGTTAGATGTACCTTTGGCCTTAGGAACTGTTGGCGGTATTACTGCTTTACATCCTTTGGCAAAATTGTCTTTAGAAATGTTGCAAAAGCCATCTGCTAAAGAGTTGATGCAGATTATTGCAACTGCTGGTTTGGCGCAGAATTTCGCGGCTTTAAGAGCGTTAACAACCAAAGGAATTCAACACGGACATATGAAAATGCACTTGCAGAATATTATAAATCAGTTAGGTGCAAATAAAATAGAGAAAGAGAAAATAACAACTTTTTTCGATGGAAAAACAGTTTCACATGCTGCTGTAGTTTCTAAGTTTGAAACACTAAGAAAAGCAAAAGTAAATTGGGTAGATTTTACAAATGAAAGTGAAGTGAGAAGTTTATTGTCAAATTTAAAAGCGGATTCAAAACCACTTTTCGGTAAAATGAACGGACAACAAATGGTAGAACATGTAAGTTTTTTAATGAAGATTTCTAACGGAAAGGTGGCTGCAGATTATTTTGTAGAAGATGAAAAATCTGCAAGAAGAAAGACTTTTTTAAATACCGATGGTGAATTACAAATTGGATTTAAACCAGCCATGTTATCTGAAGAACCTTACCCAGTAAAATTTGCTACAATAAAAGAATCAATAGACGATTTAATTTTACAAGTGAATGATTTTGAAAAACACTTTAAAACAGTGCAATCAGAAAATCACCCGTTTTTTGGTGAGTTAGATTTTGAATATTGGCAGAAATTTCATGTAAAACATTTTACACATCATTTTAAACAATTTGGTTTGGTCTAATGAATTACTACTCAAACGGAAAACTTTTATTAACAGGAGAATATTTGGTCTTAGACGGCGCAAAATCTTTAGCGATACCCACAAAATTTGGACAAGATTTAGTGGTAGAGAAAATAAAAGAACCGCAATTAATTTGGGGTAGTTTTACACATACTGGCAATTGTTGGTTTGAAGCAGTTTTCGACTTACCAAAATTACG from Polaribacter sp. ALD11 includes the following:
- a CDS encoding hydroxymethylglutaryl-CoA reductase, degradative, which gives rise to MSKKITGFSKFTKEEKINWLAENYLKGNSTAIDIIKQYWNADEKLQQLHDDFIENTISNFYLPMGVAPNFLINGKEYAIPMVTEESSVVAAASLVAKFWSTKGGFKTTVFGTTKIGQVHFMFAGEKADLEKYFNKNKTELYAATASITKNMEKRGGGILDIKLVDKTEKLENYYQLHITFETKDSMGANFINSCLEAIATEFRNDEIEIVMSILSNYVPECLVRAEVSCKIEDLGVKNPQKFAEKFYQAVKIAEIEPYRAVTHNKGIMNGVDAVVLATGNDFRAVEAGVHAYASRSGSYTSLSHCTIDNGIFKFWLDVPLALGTVGGITALHPLAKLSLEMLQKPSAKELMQIIATAGLAQNFAALRALTTKGIQHGHMKMHLQNIINQLGANKIEKEKITTFFDGKTVSHAAVVSKFETLRKAKVNWVDFTNESEVRSLLSNLKADSKPLFGKMNGQQMVEHVSFLMKISNGKVAADYFVEDEKSARRKTFLNTDGELQIGFKPAMLSEEPYPVKFATIKESIDDLILQVNDFEKHFKTVQSENHPFFGELDFEYWQKFHVKHFTHHFKQFGLV